In Triticum aestivum cultivar Chinese Spring chromosome 5B, IWGSC CS RefSeq v2.1, whole genome shotgun sequence, the following proteins share a genomic window:
- the LOC123111773 gene encoding putative surface protein SACOL0050 produces the protein MHASKSDFLTDHITYASTVWNRRHTWPELINKRQPTCFQSSPITNHQPLPSEATGVPCSLPMEIAYPYGGELTRKHGSVTGQPFAAKIDIMSGQKRAREMQILRQRFQAELVAVRGLLHKAAAVLIPASSPLAPRVKESRPGFLAEEPPAKKRKASPPVPVINRKKAPTKKKMTASEREMLAEDLELFVAEIPDHIVQLLQKHSCATRPGEIEMDLHALDDAAAVELQEQVDKFARERRSANPSPQERHQDGPEAMNEEEDEEVDICGGVSPLVIVPQPLLQERHQDGPEVMAEEEEEEEVDICGGVSPLPIVPAPLLLVEDETASGSPSSSSSSSSSDTDSSDSDSDTDSGSSDSGSEHSGGSDSDSDSDEIVDSPAPAITPPTCDQLARALERQRKEATSRAREKARQELLHMEKTAMPDDTLHREDLKRLGIDEYNTAKPSNLLRQIGLYLKVDDDRKHHHHHHHQIFEEDLEEGEIRS, from the coding sequence ATGCACGCAAGCAAATCCGATTTTCTCACGGATCACATCACATACGCATCCACGGTTTGGAATCGGCGTCACACCTGGCCTGAGCTCATCAATAAAAGGCAGCCAACCTGCTTCCAATCTTCACCAATCACCAATCACCAGCCCTTACCCAGCGAAGCGACCGGCGTCCCCTGTTCCCTTCCCATGGAGATTGCCTACCCCTACGGCGGGGAGCTCACCAGGAAGCACGGCTCCGTGACAGGCCAGCCGTTTGCCGCCAAGATCGACATCATGTCCGGCCAGAAGCGCGCGAGGGAGATGCAGATCCTTCGGCAGCGGTTCCAAGCAGAGCTCGTCGCCGTCCGTGGCCTCCTCCACAAGGCGGCCGCCGTGCTAATTCCCGCCTCGTCCCCGTTGGCTCCCCGCGTTAAGGAGAGTCGTCCAGGGTTCTTGGCCGAGGAGCCGCCGGCCAAGAAGAGGAAGGCGTCTCCTCCCGTTCCTGTGATCAATCGCAAGAAGGCGccaacgaagaagaagatgacggcCTCTGAGAGGGAGATGCTCGCGGAAGACCTGGAGCTGTTCGTTGCGGAAATCCCCGATCACATCGTCCAGCTCTTGCAGAAGCACAGCTGCGCCACCCGCCCCGGCGAAATCGAGATGGACCTCCACGCGTTGGACGACGCTGCTGCTGTCGAGTTACAGGAGCAGGTTGACAAGTTCGCTCGAGAGAGGAGGTCGGCGAATCCGTCGCCCCAAGAACGCCACCAAGACGGCCCTGAGGCGATGAacgaagaggaggacgaagaaGTTGACATCTGTGGCGGCGTCTCCCCCTTGGTGATCGTGCCGCAACCTCTGCTGCAAGAACGCCACCAAGACGGCCCTGAGGTGAtggccgaagaggaagaggaggaagaagttgACATCTGCGGTGGCGTCTCCCCATTACCGATCGTGCCGGCACCTCTGCTGCTCGTCGAAGATGAAACAGCCAGCGGCAGcccaagctccagcagcagcagcagcagttcagATACTGATTCCAGCGACAGCGATTCAGACACTGATTCCGGCAGCAGCGACTCGGGTTCAGAGCACTCCGGCGGCAGTGACTCAGATTCTGATTCCGACGAGATCGTCGACAGTCCAGCACCGGCCATCACGCCTCCAACATGTGACCAGCTCGCCCGTGCTCTGGAAAGGCAGCGAAAGGAGGCCACGTCCCGGGCGAGGGAGAAGGCCCGTCAGGAGCTGCTCCACATGGAGAAGACGGCAATGCCCGACGATACTCTACACCGAGAGGATCTGAAGAGGCTCGGCATTGATGAGTACAACACGGCGAAGCCCAGCAACTTGCTGCGGCAGATTGGGCTCTACCTCAAGGTTGACGATGATcggaagcatcatcatcatcatcatcatcaaatctTCGAAGAAGACCTAGAGGAAGGCGAGATTCGGTCGTGA